A window of the Dermatophagoides farinae isolate YC_2012a chromosome 2, ASM2471394v1, whole genome shotgun sequence genome harbors these coding sequences:
- the LOC124494197 gene encoding matrix metalloproteinase-25 isoform X4 gives MGDNELNLLDHKELERAIKLMQKFAHIPQTGRMDANTVAVMKSPRCGVPDIVNNVQSSSSSKYHRSKRFAVYGPKWKKMPIKWNLISPSANVSSGQARQIFSRAWNIWAKASDRLKFEESADPKADILIGFYAGEHGDGKRQKFDGPGAKLAHAYAPPNGDVHFDDEENWLDKNGPSLFWTALHEFGHSLGFSHTADEASIMFPYYRDHGENFTLPEIDRAGVQYLYGGGTDLDNTKQHHETVTKSYDDRNKQINDGTTISPTIKSFEHVMCNTNIDAIASIRNEIFVFKNQSFWWVKNDLTLIRHEPIPISQYFIGFPTDIGHVDAVYERRSDQLIMFFVGRQYYLFNSNLYHAGPLPLTDLCLPEHVERIDAIIDWAVNGRAYIFTGSVYWRLNSQENCIEMDYPRDISVWQGIPTNLDAAFTWRFDSVTYFFKGSSYWKFDNRKMRVQNHNPGRIRDFLFRSIDCRRIAIIHQPDEYNHIGQYDSLTSSASNAFTNQSFIILLLLLLIFLKKNCSHFFI, from the exons ATGGGtgataatgaattaaatCTTCTTGATCATAAAGAATTGGAACGTGcaataaaattgatgcaAAAATTTGCTCATATACCGCAAACAGGTCGGATGGATGCCAATACAGTTGCTGTAATGAAATCACCACGTTGTGGTGTACCGGATATTGTAAATAAtgtacaatcatcatcatcatcgaaatatCATCGATCCAAACGTTTTGCTGTTTATGGAcctaaatggaaaaaaatgccaattAAATGGAa TTTGATAAGTCCATCTGCAAACGTTTCATCTGGCCAGGCACGTCAGATATTTAGTCGTGCATGGAACATTTGGGCCAAAGCATCGGAtagattgaaatttgaagaaTCTGCTGATCCAAAAGCCGATATTCTAATTGGTTTCTATGCCGGTGAACATGGTGATGGTAAACGACAGAAATTTGATGGCCCCGGTGCTAAACTTGCACATGCATATGCACCACCAAATGGTGatgttcattttgatgatgaagaaaattggCTGGATAAAAATGGTCCAAGTCTATTTTGGACAGCATTACATGAATTTGGTCATTCATTGGGATTTTCGCATACGGCCGATGAAGCGTCCATAATGTTTCCTTATTATCGTGATCATGGTGAAAATTTTACATTACCTGAAATCGATCGTGCTGGTGTTCAATACCtttatggtggtggtactgATCTTGATAATACGAAACAACATCATGAAACAGTGACAAAAAGTTATGATGATCGtaataaacaaattaatgatgGTACGACAATATCGCCGACAATAAAAAGTTTCGAACATGTAATGTGTAATACAAACATTGATGCAATTGCATCGAttagaaatgaaatatttgtcTTTAAAAATCAg TCATTTTGGTGGGTGAAAAATGACCTAACACTGATTCGTCATGAACCGATACCAATATCACAATATTTTATTGGATTTCCAACGGATATTGGTCATGTAGATGCTGTTTATGAACGACGTAgtgatcaattgatcatgTTTTTCGTCGGTAGACAATATTatctattcaattcaaatcttTATCATGCTGGACCACTGCCATTGACAGATTTATGTCTGCCTGAACACGTTGAACGTATTGATGCAATAATCGATTGGGCTGTAAATGGTCGTGCATATATTTTTACTGGTTCAGTATATTGGCGATTAAATTCACAGGAAAATTGTATCGAAATGGATTATCCACGTGACATAAGTGTATGGCAAGGTATACCAACAAATTTGGATGCTGCATTTACATGGCGATTCGACA gTGTGACATATTTCTTCAAAGGTTCATCATATTGGAAGTTTGATAATCGAAAAATGCGTGTACAGAATCATAATCCAGGCAGAATTCGTGATTTTCTCtttcgatcaatcgattgtcgACGAATTGCCATCATTCATCAGCCAGATGAATATAATCATATTGGCCAATATGATTCATTGACAAGTTCAGCATCGAATGCATTCacgaatcaatcattcatcattttgttgttgttgttattgatatttttgaaaaaaaattgctcacatttttttatttga
- the LOC124494256 gene encoding L-xylulose reductase, with translation MTLDFPGQTALVTGAGRGIGREIVRQLATRNVKIIAICRTCSDLDSLKKEFPTNVIAIELDLRNWTATRKALEPYADKIDMLVNNAAYAKCTPLGEITEQECDDHYSLNVKAIINVTQCVTVGMKQRRSGSIVNVSSLAGLVGYKDHLVYGSSKAAVDLMTKIMALELGPYNIRVNSINPGVTNTEMAKVGWSDPERRDWMLSRCPLGRFNEPVEIAQAVLFLLNQKSGLINGVNLPIDGGIYTTKM, from the coding sequence ATGACGTTGGATTTTCCTGGCCAAACTGCACTCGTAACCGGTGCTGGTCGTGGTATTGGTCGTGAAATTGTCCGACAATTGGCAACAAGAAATGTCAAGATTATTGCTATTTGTCGTACGTGTTCAGATTtggattcattgaaaaaagaatttcctACAAACGTCATTGCAATCGAATTGGATCTCCGCAATTGGACAGCAACACGTAAAGCATTGGAACCATACGCTGACAAAATCGATATGCTTGTCAATAATGCAGCATATGCAAAATGTACACCATTGGGCGAAATAACCGAACAAGAATGcgatgatcattattcattgaatgtgaaAGCAATTATCAATGTCACACAATGTGTGACAGTTGGAATGAAACAAAGACGTTCTGGTTCAATTGTCAATGTATCAAGTTTAGCCGGTTTAGTTGGTTACAAAGATCATTTGGTTTATGGTTCATCTAAAGCTGCTGTTgatttgatgacaaaaattatGGCATTGGAACTTGGACCATATAATATTCGTGTAAATTCTATCAATCCCGGCGTAACAAATACTGAAATGGCTAAAGTTGGTTGGAGTGATCCAGAACGCCGTGATTGGATGCTATCACGTTGTCCACTTGGACGTTTCAATGAACCAGTGGAAATAGCACAAGCCGTTCTGTTtctattgaatcaaaaatctgGTTTGATCAATGGTGTTAATCTACCGATCGATGGTGGTATCTATACAActaaaatgtga
- the LOC124494222 gene encoding uncharacterized protein LOC124494222, translated as MAHIRERISIIITGLFMLMTIQHTTMVYSMYYQNIRMVPAPSLEMMEVRSDPQNVYGQQQQQQQWGIRNLPYPIEQQQMQIAPMFASEASNNRMVYHQPNNNNGGGGGGEDNLCQGGFVEYCLIQANQDGEQSMMMEIGTTGNRTDNNDKDKDQLSKEFDGMCQVVIRFINCINSHYFRCNPTSSQNPNTDVFLNSWTHMCGSDSKIRNKYLQHAKCIKHALSHNNGQEQCQSLFQSYFLSSQFALDSMENTVQYGCCAFNEWQYCIDSLIQRQCGPDATKAIQDLINQASAGLVTSLCEKKIFGRKSKACSGKKNYNYNKLSTLDPMMNATLQKYVTIFGEFIERLPDDDDDDGDVVDGNGNNNQNQN; from the exons ATGGCTCATATTCGTGAAagaatttccatcatcataacag gaTTATTCATGTTGATGACAATACAACATACAACAATGGTTTATTCAATGtattatcaaaatattcGAATGGTTCCTGCACCATCATTGGAAATGATGGAGGTAAGATCAGATCCACAGAATGTTtatggtcaacaacaacaacaacagcaatggGGTATTCGTAATTTACCATATCctattgaacaacaacaaatgcaaATAGCACCAATGTTTGCATCGGAAGCAAGCAATAATCGAATGGTGTATCATCaaccgaataataataatggtggtggtggtggtggtgaagaTAATCTCTGTCAAGGTggttttgttgaatattgtCTGATTCAAGCCAATCAAGATGGTGAACAaagtatgatgatggaaatcgGTACAACCGGTAATCGAaccgataataatgataaagataAAGATCAACTTTCGAAAGAATTCGATGGAATGTGTCAGGTTGTTATTCGTTTTATCAATTGCATTAATTCACATTATTTCCGTTGTAATCCAACGTCATCACAAAATCCAAATACCGATGTTTTCCTCAATTCCTGGACTCATATGTGTGGTAGTGATAGCAAAATTCGTAATA AATATCTTCAACACGCTAAATGTATTAAACATGCATTGTCACATAATAATGGACAAGAACAATGTCAATCGCTATTCCAAAgttattttctttcatcacaATTTGCATTAGATTCAATGGAAAACACTGTTCAATATGGATGTTGTGCATTTAATGAATGGCAATATtgtattgattcattgattcaacgACAATGTGGTCCGGATGCAACAAAAGCTATTCAGGATCTGATTAATCAAGCTTCCGCAG GATTGGTAACATCATtatgtgaaaagaaaatatttggaCGTAAATCAAAAGCATGTagtggaaagaaaaattataattacaaTAAACTGTCAACATTGgatccaatgatgaatgcAACATTACAAAAATATGTAACAATCTTTGGTGAATTCATTGAACGTCTACcagatgatgacgatgatgatggtgatgttgtcGACggtaatggtaataataatcagaatcaaaattga
- the LOC124494197 gene encoding matrix metalloproteinase-25 isoform X1: MMMMMLNHCNYLVFLALICIIIKQKSAIAKKYSAKISAMHFLENYGYLPEMGDNELNLLDHKELERAIKLMQKFAHIPQTGRMDANTVAVMKSPRCGVPDIVNNVQSSSSSKYHRSKRFAVYGPKWKKMPIKWNLISPSANVSSGQARQIFSRAWNIWAKASDRLKFEESADPKADILIGFYAGEHGDGKRQKFDGPGAKLAHAYAPPNGDVHFDDEENWLDKNGPSLFWTALHEFGHSLGFSHTADEASIMFPYYRDHGENFTLPEIDRAGVQYLYGGGTDLDNTKQHHETVTKSYDDRNKQINDGTTISPTIKSFEHVMCNTNIDAIASIRNEIFVFKNQSFWWVKNDLTLIRHEPIPISQYFIGFPTDIGHVDAVYERRSDQLIMFFVGRQYYLFNSNLYHAGPLPLTDLCLPEHVERIDAIIDWAVNGRAYIFTGSVYWRLNSQENCIEMDYPRDISVWQGIPTNLDAAFTWRFDSVTYFFKGSSYWKFDNRKMRVQNHNPGRIRDFLFRSIDCRRIAIIHQPDEYNHIGQYDSLTSSASNAFTNQSFIILLLLLLIFLKKNCSHFFI; the protein is encoded by the exons atgatgatgatgatgttgaatcaTTGTAATTATTTAGTTTTTCTTGCCCTAATTTGCATTATAATCAAGCAAAAATCGGCTATAGCTAAAAAATATTCAGCCAAAATATCGGCtatg CATTTTCTAGAAAATTATGGTTACTTACCTGAAATGGGtgataatgaattaaatCTTCTTGATCATAAAGAATTGGAACGTGcaataaaattgatgcaAAAATTTGCTCATATACCGCAAACAGGTCGGATGGATGCCAATACAGTTGCTGTAATGAAATCACCACGTTGTGGTGTACCGGATATTGTAAATAAtgtacaatcatcatcatcatcgaaatatCATCGATCCAAACGTTTTGCTGTTTATGGAcctaaatggaaaaaaatgccaattAAATGGAa TTTGATAAGTCCATCTGCAAACGTTTCATCTGGCCAGGCACGTCAGATATTTAGTCGTGCATGGAACATTTGGGCCAAAGCATCGGAtagattgaaatttgaagaaTCTGCTGATCCAAAAGCCGATATTCTAATTGGTTTCTATGCCGGTGAACATGGTGATGGTAAACGACAGAAATTTGATGGCCCCGGTGCTAAACTTGCACATGCATATGCACCACCAAATGGTGatgttcattttgatgatgaagaaaattggCTGGATAAAAATGGTCCAAGTCTATTTTGGACAGCATTACATGAATTTGGTCATTCATTGGGATTTTCGCATACGGCCGATGAAGCGTCCATAATGTTTCCTTATTATCGTGATCATGGTGAAAATTTTACATTACCTGAAATCGATCGTGCTGGTGTTCAATACCtttatggtggtggtactgATCTTGATAATACGAAACAACATCATGAAACAGTGACAAAAAGTTATGATGATCGtaataaacaaattaatgatgGTACGACAATATCGCCGACAATAAAAAGTTTCGAACATGTAATGTGTAATACAAACATTGATGCAATTGCATCGAttagaaatgaaatatttgtcTTTAAAAATCAg TCATTTTGGTGGGTGAAAAATGACCTAACACTGATTCGTCATGAACCGATACCAATATCACAATATTTTATTGGATTTCCAACGGATATTGGTCATGTAGATGCTGTTTATGAACGACGTAgtgatcaattgatcatgTTTTTCGTCGGTAGACAATATTatctattcaattcaaatcttTATCATGCTGGACCACTGCCATTGACAGATTTATGTCTGCCTGAACACGTTGAACGTATTGATGCAATAATCGATTGGGCTGTAAATGGTCGTGCATATATTTTTACTGGTTCAGTATATTGGCGATTAAATTCACAGGAAAATTGTATCGAAATGGATTATCCACGTGACATAAGTGTATGGCAAGGTATACCAACAAATTTGGATGCTGCATTTACATGGCGATTCGACA gTGTGACATATTTCTTCAAAGGTTCATCATATTGGAAGTTTGATAATCGAAAAATGCGTGTACAGAATCATAATCCAGGCAGAATTCGTGATTTTCTCtttcgatcaatcgattgtcgACGAATTGCCATCATTCATCAGCCAGATGAATATAATCATATTGGCCAATATGATTCATTGACAAGTTCAGCATCGAATGCATTCacgaatcaatcattcatcattttgttgttgttgttattgatatttttgaaaaaaaattgctcacatttttttatttga
- the LOC124494197 gene encoding matrix metalloproteinase-25 isoform X2, whose product MMMILLLLMMMIIKIDCQLWPQTTTIMINNNQSIRMVHFLENYGYLPEMGDNELNLLDHKELERAIKLMQKFAHIPQTGRMDANTVAVMKSPRCGVPDIVNNVQSSSSSKYHRSKRFAVYGPKWKKMPIKWNLISPSANVSSGQARQIFSRAWNIWAKASDRLKFEESADPKADILIGFYAGEHGDGKRQKFDGPGAKLAHAYAPPNGDVHFDDEENWLDKNGPSLFWTALHEFGHSLGFSHTADEASIMFPYYRDHGENFTLPEIDRAGVQYLYGGGTDLDNTKQHHETVTKSYDDRNKQINDGTTISPTIKSFEHVMCNTNIDAIASIRNEIFVFKNQSFWWVKNDLTLIRHEPIPISQYFIGFPTDIGHVDAVYERRSDQLIMFFVGRQYYLFNSNLYHAGPLPLTDLCLPEHVERIDAIIDWAVNGRAYIFTGSVYWRLNSQENCIEMDYPRDISVWQGIPTNLDAAFTWRFDSVTYFFKGSSYWKFDNRKMRVQNHNPGRIRDFLFRSIDCRRIAIIHQPDEYNHIGQYDSLTSSASNAFTNQSFIILLLLLLIFLKKNCSHFFI is encoded by the exons taataatcaatcaattagaaTGGTG CATTTTCTAGAAAATTATGGTTACTTACCTGAAATGGGtgataatgaattaaatCTTCTTGATCATAAAGAATTGGAACGTGcaataaaattgatgcaAAAATTTGCTCATATACCGCAAACAGGTCGGATGGATGCCAATACAGTTGCTGTAATGAAATCACCACGTTGTGGTGTACCGGATATTGTAAATAAtgtacaatcatcatcatcatcgaaatatCATCGATCCAAACGTTTTGCTGTTTATGGAcctaaatggaaaaaaatgccaattAAATGGAa TTTGATAAGTCCATCTGCAAACGTTTCATCTGGCCAGGCACGTCAGATATTTAGTCGTGCATGGAACATTTGGGCCAAAGCATCGGAtagattgaaatttgaagaaTCTGCTGATCCAAAAGCCGATATTCTAATTGGTTTCTATGCCGGTGAACATGGTGATGGTAAACGACAGAAATTTGATGGCCCCGGTGCTAAACTTGCACATGCATATGCACCACCAAATGGTGatgttcattttgatgatgaagaaaattggCTGGATAAAAATGGTCCAAGTCTATTTTGGACAGCATTACATGAATTTGGTCATTCATTGGGATTTTCGCATACGGCCGATGAAGCGTCCATAATGTTTCCTTATTATCGTGATCATGGTGAAAATTTTACATTACCTGAAATCGATCGTGCTGGTGTTCAATACCtttatggtggtggtactgATCTTGATAATACGAAACAACATCATGAAACAGTGACAAAAAGTTATGATGATCGtaataaacaaattaatgatgGTACGACAATATCGCCGACAATAAAAAGTTTCGAACATGTAATGTGTAATACAAACATTGATGCAATTGCATCGAttagaaatgaaatatttgtcTTTAAAAATCAg TCATTTTGGTGGGTGAAAAATGACCTAACACTGATTCGTCATGAACCGATACCAATATCACAATATTTTATTGGATTTCCAACGGATATTGGTCATGTAGATGCTGTTTATGAACGACGTAgtgatcaattgatcatgTTTTTCGTCGGTAGACAATATTatctattcaattcaaatcttTATCATGCTGGACCACTGCCATTGACAGATTTATGTCTGCCTGAACACGTTGAACGTATTGATGCAATAATCGATTGGGCTGTAAATGGTCGTGCATATATTTTTACTGGTTCAGTATATTGGCGATTAAATTCACAGGAAAATTGTATCGAAATGGATTATCCACGTGACATAAGTGTATGGCAAGGTATACCAACAAATTTGGATGCTGCATTTACATGGCGATTCGACA gTGTGACATATTTCTTCAAAGGTTCATCATATTGGAAGTTTGATAATCGAAAAATGCGTGTACAGAATCATAATCCAGGCAGAATTCGTGATTTTCTCtttcgatcaatcgattgtcgACGAATTGCCATCATTCATCAGCCAGATGAATATAATCATATTGGCCAATATGATTCATTGACAAGTTCAGCATCGAATGCATTCacgaatcaatcattcatcattttgttgttgttgttattgatatttttgaaaaaaaattgctcacatttttttatttga
- the LOC124494197 gene encoding matrix metalloproteinase-25 isoform X3 translates to MHFLENYGYLPEMGDNELNLLDHKELERAIKLMQKFAHIPQTGRMDANTVAVMKSPRCGVPDIVNNVQSSSSSKYHRSKRFAVYGPKWKKMPIKWNLISPSANVSSGQARQIFSRAWNIWAKASDRLKFEESADPKADILIGFYAGEHGDGKRQKFDGPGAKLAHAYAPPNGDVHFDDEENWLDKNGPSLFWTALHEFGHSLGFSHTADEASIMFPYYRDHGENFTLPEIDRAGVQYLYGGGTDLDNTKQHHETVTKSYDDRNKQINDGTTISPTIKSFEHVMCNTNIDAIASIRNEIFVFKNQSFWWVKNDLTLIRHEPIPISQYFIGFPTDIGHVDAVYERRSDQLIMFFVGRQYYLFNSNLYHAGPLPLTDLCLPEHVERIDAIIDWAVNGRAYIFTGSVYWRLNSQENCIEMDYPRDISVWQGIPTNLDAAFTWRFDSVTYFFKGSSYWKFDNRKMRVQNHNPGRIRDFLFRSIDCRRIAIIHQPDEYNHIGQYDSLTSSASNAFTNQSFIILLLLLLIFLKKNCSHFFI, encoded by the exons atg CATTTTCTAGAAAATTATGGTTACTTACCTGAAATGGGtgataatgaattaaatCTTCTTGATCATAAAGAATTGGAACGTGcaataaaattgatgcaAAAATTTGCTCATATACCGCAAACAGGTCGGATGGATGCCAATACAGTTGCTGTAATGAAATCACCACGTTGTGGTGTACCGGATATTGTAAATAAtgtacaatcatcatcatcatcgaaatatCATCGATCCAAACGTTTTGCTGTTTATGGAcctaaatggaaaaaaatgccaattAAATGGAa TTTGATAAGTCCATCTGCAAACGTTTCATCTGGCCAGGCACGTCAGATATTTAGTCGTGCATGGAACATTTGGGCCAAAGCATCGGAtagattgaaatttgaagaaTCTGCTGATCCAAAAGCCGATATTCTAATTGGTTTCTATGCCGGTGAACATGGTGATGGTAAACGACAGAAATTTGATGGCCCCGGTGCTAAACTTGCACATGCATATGCACCACCAAATGGTGatgttcattttgatgatgaagaaaattggCTGGATAAAAATGGTCCAAGTCTATTTTGGACAGCATTACATGAATTTGGTCATTCATTGGGATTTTCGCATACGGCCGATGAAGCGTCCATAATGTTTCCTTATTATCGTGATCATGGTGAAAATTTTACATTACCTGAAATCGATCGTGCTGGTGTTCAATACCtttatggtggtggtactgATCTTGATAATACGAAACAACATCATGAAACAGTGACAAAAAGTTATGATGATCGtaataaacaaattaatgatgGTACGACAATATCGCCGACAATAAAAAGTTTCGAACATGTAATGTGTAATACAAACATTGATGCAATTGCATCGAttagaaatgaaatatttgtcTTTAAAAATCAg TCATTTTGGTGGGTGAAAAATGACCTAACACTGATTCGTCATGAACCGATACCAATATCACAATATTTTATTGGATTTCCAACGGATATTGGTCATGTAGATGCTGTTTATGAACGACGTAgtgatcaattgatcatgTTTTTCGTCGGTAGACAATATTatctattcaattcaaatcttTATCATGCTGGACCACTGCCATTGACAGATTTATGTCTGCCTGAACACGTTGAACGTATTGATGCAATAATCGATTGGGCTGTAAATGGTCGTGCATATATTTTTACTGGTTCAGTATATTGGCGATTAAATTCACAGGAAAATTGTATCGAAATGGATTATCCACGTGACATAAGTGTATGGCAAGGTATACCAACAAATTTGGATGCTGCATTTACATGGCGATTCGACA gTGTGACATATTTCTTCAAAGGTTCATCATATTGGAAGTTTGATAATCGAAAAATGCGTGTACAGAATCATAATCCAGGCAGAATTCGTGATTTTCTCtttcgatcaatcgattgtcgACGAATTGCCATCATTCATCAGCCAGATGAATATAATCATATTGGCCAATATGATTCATTGACAAGTTCAGCATCGAATGCATTCacgaatcaatcattcatcattttgttgttgttgttattgatatttttgaaaaaaaattgctcacatttttttatttga